A section of the Paracoccaceae bacterium genome encodes:
- a CDS encoding IS630 family transposase (programmed frameshift) — MSAPLPSALRIRFQRYIEEGLSGRAAALRLKLSPATGARWARQVRMKGHAEPARQGPPRGKGKLAPHREFFEELIAQDPDITLFELRNALADAEGVRVHHSSIANLLSRLGFTYKKSLVATERRRAKVRQQRADWFRYRSPAIATFPERVVFIDETAVKTNLTRLRGRAKRGKRLTMDAPFGSWGTQTLIAGLTQGALIAPWVIKGAIDGPAFAAYIREVLVPEINPGTVVILDNLATHRNKEATQALRNHGCWFLYLPPYSPDLNPIEQAFSKLKAHLRRIGARSFTQVFEAIGAICDLYDPVECWNYFKAAGYVSG; from the exons ATGTCAGCACCTTTGCCATCTGCGCTTCGGATACGGTTTCAGAGATACATTGAAGAAGGGTTGAGCGGGCGCGCGGCGGCGTTGCGGTTGAAGCTGTCGCCTGCCACAGGCGCGCGGTGGGCGCGTCAGGTGAGGATGAAGGGTCATGCGGAACCTGCCCGGCAGGGACCGCCGCGCGGCAAGGGAAAGCTGGCTCCGCATCGGGAATTCTTTGAGGAGTTGATCGCACAAGACCCTGACATCACGCTCTTTGAGTTGCGTAATGCGCTGGCCGATGCAGAGGGTGTGCGGGTGCATCACTCCTCCATCGCCAACCTTCTGTCCCGGCTCGGCTTCACGTAC AAAAAGTCGCTGGTCGCAACCGAGCGCCGCCGCGCCAAGGTAAGGCAGCAACGGGCCGACTGGTTCAGATACCGCTCGCCAGCCATTGCGACCTTTCCTGAGCGCGTTGTCTTTATTGACGAAACCGCAGTGAAGACAAACCTCACGCGCCTACGCGGCAGAGCCAAGCGCGGTAAGCGCCTGACGATGGATGCGCCCTTCGGAAGCTGGGGAACCCAAACCTTGATCGCGGGCCTGACCCAAGGCGCGCTGATCGCACCTTGGGTCATCAAGGGAGCGATAGATGGCCCCGCCTTCGCGGCCTACATCCGCGAAGTGCTGGTCCCCGAGATCAACCCCGGCACTGTCGTCATTCTCGACAACCTGGCAACCCACCGGAATAAGGAGGCGACGCAGGCTTTACGCAATCACGGCTGCTGGTTCCTTTACCTGCCACCGTACTCGCCCGACCTGAATCCCATCGAGCAGGCCTTCTCTAAACTGAAAGCCCATTTGCGACGGATCGGGGCCAGGTCCTTTACCCAGGTCTTCGAAGCAATCGGAGCAATCTGCGATCTCTACGACCCAGTAGAATGCTGGAACTACTTTAAGGCCGCCGGATATGTCTCAGGTTAA
- a CDS encoding DUF1801 domain-containing protein, whose translation MSPLPTHLATTIAPWPAGAQAHFHTIRTAILSAAADTPHVGPITETLKWGQPSWLTEASKSGTTIRVAWSEARADQIGLYVHCQTTIVATMRDLYADAFTYEGNRTLLSPLSVPLPRDPLDHFIRMAQSYHRTG comes from the coding sequence ATGTCACCGCTTCCGACCCATCTTGCCACCACCATCGCCCCCTGGCCCGCCGGGGCGCAGGCACATTTCCACACGATCCGCACCGCGATCCTCTCTGCCGCCGCCGACACGCCCCACGTCGGCCCGATCACCGAGACGCTGAAATGGGGACAACCTTCCTGGCTGACCGAGGCGAGCAAATCCGGCACCACGATCCGCGTGGCCTGGTCCGAGGCGCGCGCCGATCAAATCGGCCTTTATGTCCATTGTCAGACAACCATCGTCGCCACCATGCGCGACCTCTACGCGGATGCGTTCACATATGAGGGGAACCGCACCTTGCTCAGCCCGCTGAGCGTGCCCCTTCCCCGCGACCCACTCGACCATTTCATCCGAATGGCGCAAAGCTATCACCGGACCGGTTGA
- the radA gene encoding DNA repair protein RadA, whose protein sequence is MAKSTTQFSCTACGAVHSKWSGRCDACGEWNSIVEEAPLSSGPGAKSLGAKRGKAVALTDLSSTEAPPPRTTSAIAEFDRVLGGGLVPASAILVGGDPGIGKSTLLLQAAAALANAGLKAVYVTGEEASAQVRMRAQRLGLADAPVKLATETSLRDILTMLEAERPDVAVIDSIQTMWLDTVESAPGSVAQVRAAAHELTTFAKKRGMSVILVGHVTKDGQIAGPRVVEHMVDTVLYFEGERGHQFRILRAVKNRFGPADEIGVFEMTGKGLAEVSNPSELFLAGREDPTPGSVVFAGIEGTRPLLCEIQALVAPTPHSQPRRSAVGWDGGRLAMILAVLEARCGVPFTGLDVYLNVAGGLRIGEPAADLAVAAALLSAREDVALPRETVVFGEISLSGALRPAGQTENRLKEAGKLGFSTAVTAAGAKPGPGSTVELKTWPDLPTFVGEMFGAG, encoded by the coding sequence ATGGCAAAATCCACCACTCAGTTTTCCTGCACGGCCTGCGGCGCGGTCCATTCCAAATGGTCCGGGCGGTGCGACGCCTGTGGCGAATGGAACTCGATCGTCGAAGAAGCGCCCCTGTCCAGCGGCCCCGGCGCAAAGTCGCTGGGCGCGAAACGCGGCAAGGCGGTCGCGCTGACGGATCTGTCCAGCACCGAAGCGCCGCCGCCGCGCACAACCAGCGCAATTGCCGAATTCGACCGGGTGCTGGGTGGCGGTTTGGTCCCGGCATCGGCCATTCTGGTGGGCGGCGATCCTGGCATCGGCAAATCTACGCTGCTGCTTCAGGCGGCGGCGGCCCTGGCAAATGCGGGGCTGAAAGCGGTCTATGTGACGGGTGAGGAAGCCAGCGCACAGGTCCGCATGCGCGCCCAGCGTCTGGGGCTGGCGGATGCGCCGGTAAAACTGGCGACCGAGACCAGCCTGCGCGATATCCTGACGATGCTCGAGGCCGAGCGTCCGGATGTCGCCGTGATCGACTCGATCCAGACCATGTGGCTGGACACTGTCGAAAGCGCGCCGGGGTCGGTCGCACAGGTCCGCGCGGCCGCGCATGAGCTGACGACATTCGCCAAGAAACGCGGCATGTCGGTCATTCTGGTCGGTCATGTCACCAAGGACGGCCAGATTGCCGGGCCGCGTGTTGTCGAACATATGGTTGACACTGTGCTTTATTTTGAAGGCGAACGCGGCCATCAATTCCGCATTCTGCGCGCCGTCAAGAACCGGTTCGGCCCCGCCGATGAGATCGGCGTGTTCGAGATGACGGGCAAGGGGTTGGCCGAAGTCTCCAACCCGTCCGAGCTGTTTTTGGCAGGCCGCGAAGACCCGACACCGGGGTCGGTCGTCTTCGCGGGCATCGAAGGCACCCGGCCCCTGTTGTGCGAAATTCAGGCGCTGGTCGCCCCGACGCCGCATTCGCAACCCCGCCGCAGTGCTGTCGGCTGGGACGGCGGGCGCCTGGCGATGATTCTTGCGGTGCTCGAGGCGCGCTGCGGCGTGCCGTTCACCGGGCTTGATGTCTACCTCAACGTTGCGGGCGGATTGCGGATCGGGGAACCTGCCGCCGACCTGGCCGTGGCGGCCGCGTTGCTGTCGGCGCGCGAAGATGTGGCATTGCCCCGCGAAACCGTGGTATTCGGGGAAATCAGCCTGTCAGGCGCCCTGCGCCCGGCGGGTCAGACGGAAAACCGCTTGAAGGAAGCGGGAAAACTTGGTTTCAGCACGGCTGTTACGGCGGCGGGGGCCAAACCCGGCCCGGGATCGACGGTCGAGCTGAAAACCTGGCCGGACCTGCCCACTTTCGTGGGCGAGATGTTTGGCGCAGGCTGA
- a CDS encoding amidophosphoribosyltransferase: MRDPADLTPLNTDPFDDDKLHEECGVFGVIGVAEAANFVALGLHALQHRGQEAGGIVSHHPETGFASARRFGYVRDNFTKQSLMETLPGPLSIGHVRYSTAGSKGATQIRDVQPFFGEFSMGGAAIAHNGNITNADALRRELIDRGSIFQSSSDSECIIHLMARSLQRNIPERMKDALRRVEGAFSIVAMTRTKLIGVRDPLGVRPLVLGKIGDGWALSSETCGLDIIGAEFVREIQPGEMVVINDDGIASLRPFEAKRPRFCIFEHVYFSRPDSMIGGESVYETRRRIGVELAREAPVDADYVCPVPDSGTPAAIGYSQESGIPYAMGIIRNQYMGRTFIEPTEQIRNMGVRLKLNVNRALIKGKRVILVDDSVVRGTTSRKIKEMILDAGAAEVHFRIASPPTQWPCFYGVDTPMREKLLAATMSEDEMRDHLGVDSLRFISLDGLYRAVGEAKGRDPAQPQYCDACFSGEYPVEPADMIERGVVVRAAE; this comes from the coding sequence ATGCGCGACCCTGCTGATCTGACGCCGCTGAACACTGATCCATTTGACGACGACAAGCTGCATGAAGAATGCGGCGTCTTCGGCGTGATTGGCGTGGCCGAGGCGGCAAATTTCGTGGCCCTTGGCCTGCACGCCCTGCAACATCGCGGGCAAGAGGCTGGCGGCATTGTCAGTCACCACCCGGAAACCGGTTTCGCCTCGGCCCGCCGCTTTGGTTATGTGCGGGACAATTTCACCAAGCAAAGCCTGATGGAAACCCTGCCGGGGCCGCTGTCGATTGGCCATGTGCGCTATTCCACCGCCGGGTCCAAAGGCGCGACCCAGATCCGTGACGTGCAGCCGTTTTTTGGTGAATTTTCCATGGGCGGCGCAGCAATTGCCCACAACGGCAACATCACCAATGCCGACGCGCTGCGCCGCGAGCTGATTGACCGCGGCTCGATCTTCCAAAGCTCATCCGACAGCGAATGCATCATTCACCTGATGGCGCGGTCATTGCAGCGCAACATCCCTGAACGCATGAAAGACGCCCTGCGCCGGGTCGAGGGGGCGTTTTCCATCGTCGCCATGACCCGCACCAAGCTGATCGGGGTGCGCGACCCGCTGGGCGTGCGTCCGCTGGTTCTCGGCAAGATCGGCGATGGCTGGGCGCTGAGTTCCGAAACCTGCGGGCTGGACATCATCGGAGCCGAGTTTGTGCGCGAAATCCAGCCGGGCGAAATGGTGGTGATCAACGACGACGGCATCGCGTCTTTGCGCCCGTTTGAAGCCAAGCGCCCCCGGTTCTGCATCTTTGAACACGTCTATTTCAGCCGCCCCGACAGCATGATCGGCGGCGAAAGCGTTTATGAAACCCGCCGCCGGATCGGCGTGGAACTGGCGCGCGAAGCCCCAGTCGATGCCGATTATGTCTGTCCCGTCCCGGACAGCGGAACGCCCGCAGCCATCGGGTACAGCCAGGAAAGCGGCATCCCCTATGCGATGGGCATCATCCGCAACCAGTATATGGGCCGCACCTTCATCGAACCGACCGAGCAGATCCGGAACATGGGTGTGCGCCTGAAGCTGAACGTCAACCGGGCGCTGATCAAGGGCAAGCGGGTGATCCTGGTGGACGATTCGGTGGTGCGCGGCACCACCAGCCGCAAAATCAAGGAAATGATCCTTGATGCGGGTGCTGCCGAAGTGCACTTCCGCATCGCCAGCCCGCCGACCCAGTGGCCATGTTTCTACGGCGTGGACACGCCGATGCGGGAAAAGCTGCTGGCCGCCACGATGAGCGAGGATGAAATGCGCGACCACCTTGGCGTGGACTCGCTGCGGTTCATATCGCTGGACGGGTTGTACCGTGCGGTGGGCGAAGCCAAGGGCCGCGACCCGGCCCAGCCGCAATATTGCGATGCGTGTTTTTCGGGCGAGTATCCGGTGGAACCGGCCGATATGATCGAGCGTGGGGTTGTGGTTCGGGCGGCGGAGTAG
- a CDS encoding DUF815 domain-containing protein: MSDPMERIAAALERMAPEPLGAPDFAAADAFVWHVDPDRLSPVAHVNRVGLPLLVGIDRSRDTLLANTLQFARGHAANNALLWGARGMGKSSLVKAVHAEVLKQGASLKIVEVQREDLPSIGRLLGLLRAAPHRFLLFCDDLSFSHDDEHYKSLKAVLDGGIEGRPENVVFYATSNRRHLMPRDMIENERSSAINPSEAVEEKVSLSDRFGLWLGFHPCTQDEYLTMIRGYCDAHDVEIDDDTLRAEAIEWQATRGARSGRVAWQYFVDLAGRREVALG, encoded by the coding sequence GTGAGCGACCCCATGGAACGGATCGCGGCAGCGCTGGAAAGGATGGCGCCGGAACCGCTGGGCGCACCGGATTTCGCAGCCGCTGATGCGTTTGTGTGGCATGTGGATCCGGATCGCCTGAGCCCGGTCGCGCATGTCAATCGCGTCGGCTTGCCGCTGCTGGTCGGCATTGATCGTTCGCGCGATACGCTGTTGGCCAACACACTGCAATTCGCCCGCGGCCACGCCGCCAATAACGCCCTGTTGTGGGGCGCGCGGGGGATGGGGAAATCCAGCCTGGTCAAAGCTGTGCATGCCGAGGTTCTGAAGCAGGGTGCGTCGCTGAAGATTGTTGAAGTGCAGCGCGAAGATCTGCCTTCGATCGGGCGCCTGCTGGGCCTGCTGCGCGCTGCGCCGCACCGGTTTCTGCTGTTTTGCGATGACCTGTCGTTTTCCCATGATGATGAACACTACAAGTCGCTGAAGGCGGTGCTGGATGGCGGGATCGAGGGGCGGCCAGAGAATGTGGTATTCTATGCCACCTCAAACCGCCGCCACCTGATGCCCCGCGACATGATCGAGAACGAGCGGTCGAGCGCCATTAACCCCTCGGAAGCGGTTGAGGAAAAGGTCAGCTTGTCAGACCGGTTCGGCCTGTGGCTGGGCTTCCACCCCTGCACCCAGGACGAATACCTGACGATGATCCGGGGCTATTGCGATGCCCACGATGTCGAGATTGACGATGACACCCTGCGCGCCGAAGCGATCGAGTGGCAGGCAACGCGCGGCGCACGCTCTGGCCGGGTGGCCTGGCAGTATTTCGTCGATCTGGCCGGTCGGCGCGAAGTGGCGCTGGGCTGA
- the tatC gene encoding twin-arginine translocase subunit TatC has protein sequence MSETTTDADEVEASSAPLIEHLAELRTRLIRAALAFIVGMVICFTFGSAILDFLLIPIEKTMVALGNPNPVMQYTAPQEYFFTLVRISMVGGLAISFPVIAMQLWRFVAPGLYKNEKNAFLPFLIASPVLFLLGAAFAHYVVTPLAMKFFLGFADAASIFSVFTGEGGTDVPSADDPGIAIVFQGKVNETLDITLKLIVAFGLCFQLPVLLTLMGKAGLVSSVGLRKVRKYAIVGILVLAALVTPPDVITQVILFVVVFGLYEISIHLVAYVERKRLKQLREDGVLGEDEGLWGDEDDDLADEAADEEPEPEDK, from the coding sequence ATGAGTGAAACCACAACAGACGCCGACGAAGTCGAAGCCTCCTCAGCGCCGCTGATCGAGCATTTGGCCGAGTTGCGCACCCGGCTGATCCGCGCGGCCCTTGCCTTTATCGTTGGCATGGTGATCTGTTTCACATTCGGCAGTGCGATCCTCGATTTCCTGCTGATCCCAATTGAAAAGACGATGGTGGCCCTGGGGAATCCGAACCCGGTCATGCAATATACCGCGCCGCAGGAATACTTTTTCACGCTTGTGCGTATCTCGATGGTCGGCGGTCTGGCGATTTCGTTCCCGGTGATTGCCATGCAGCTTTGGCGGTTCGTGGCACCCGGTCTTTATAAGAACGAAAAAAACGCGTTTCTGCCGTTTCTGATCGCCTCGCCCGTTCTGTTCCTGCTGGGCGCGGCATTTGCGCATTACGTCGTGACGCCGCTGGCGATGAAGTTTTTCCTGGGCTTTGCGGATGCGGCCTCGATCTTTTCGGTGTTCACCGGCGAAGGCGGCACTGATGTCCCGTCCGCAGACGACCCCGGCATTGCGATCGTCTTTCAGGGTAAAGTGAACGAAACGCTGGACATCACGCTGAAGCTGATCGTGGCATTCGGATTGTGCTTCCAATTGCCGGTCTTGCTGACGCTGATGGGCAAGGCCGGTCTGGTCAGTTCGGTCGGCCTGCGCAAAGTGCGCAAATATGCCATCGTGGGTATTCTGGTGCTGGCCGCGCTGGTCACCCCGCCCGATGTCATCACCCAGGTGATCCTGTTTGTCGTGGTCTTCGGCCTCTATGAAATCTCGATCCATCTGGTCGCCTATGTCGAACGTAAGCGTCTGAAACAGCTGCGCGAAGACGGCGTGCTGGGCGAAGATGAAGGGCTTTGGGGTGACGAGGATGACGACCTAGCTGATGAGGCCGCCGATGAAGAGCCGGAGCCCGAAGACAAGTGA
- the surE gene encoding 5'/3'-nucleotidase SurE, whose translation MRILLTNDDGINAPGLQVLEAIAADIAGPDGEVWVVAPAFEQSGVGHCISYTHPMMISQMGTRRFATEGSPADCVLAGLHHVMPERPDLVLSGVNRGNNAAENTLYSGTICAAIEATLQGIPAIALSQFYGPDNASLDNPFDAAAVHGAGLIRDMLDKARWDADRDYRLFYNVNFPPVAADAVKGRQVVAQGWRHDTNFGVEPHSAPSGRQFLWIKGGPQHIPTDPGTDVAANLDGYISVTPMRCDLTAHDALADIAEQLG comes from the coding sequence ATGCGCATTCTTCTGACCAATGACGACGGTATCAACGCCCCCGGCTTGCAGGTGCTGGAGGCGATCGCCGCCGACATCGCAGGACCGGACGGAGAGGTCTGGGTCGTCGCACCTGCCTTCGAACAATCCGGCGTCGGGCATTGCATCAGCTATACCCACCCGATGATGATTTCGCAGATGGGCACACGCCGCTTTGCCACCGAAGGCTCACCAGCGGATTGTGTTCTTGCGGGGTTGCATCACGTGATGCCCGAACGCCCCGATCTGGTGTTGTCCGGCGTAAACCGGGGCAACAACGCGGCTGAAAACACGCTCTATTCCGGCACCATCTGCGCCGCGATCGAGGCGACGTTGCAGGGCATTCCGGCAATAGCACTCAGCCAGTTTTATGGCCCCGATAATGCCAGTCTGGACAACCCGTTTGACGCTGCGGCGGTGCATGGCGCCGGGCTGATCCGTGATATGCTCGACAAGGCGCGTTGGGATGCGGATCGCGATTACCGGTTGTTTTACAATGTGAATTTCCCGCCGGTCGCTGCGGATGCCGTCAAGGGCCGTCAGGTTGTCGCCCAGGGCTGGCGGCATGATACCAACTTCGGGGTCGAACCGCATTCCGCCCCATCGGGGCGGCAGTTCCTGTGGATCAAGGGTGGCCCGCAGCATATTCCGACCGATCCCGGAACGGATGTTGCGGCCAATCTGGACGGATACATTTCGGTCACGCCGATGCGCTGTGATCTGACCGCCCATGATGCACTGGCCGATATCGCGGAGCAGCTGGGATGA
- a CDS encoding CvpA family protein translates to MDGFTLFDAIVAVLVIISAILAYSRGFVREVMSIAGWIVAAIVGFIFAPRAEPLMRELPVVGRYLADSCELSIIAAFVAVFAVALVVMSIFTPLFSSLIQRSAIGGLDRGLGFLFGAARGVLLVVVALIVYDRVVVGESLAMIDDSRTAQIFANTQDQIDEQLPDDAPGWLVGRYEQLVGVCTG, encoded by the coding sequence ATGGATGGATTCACGCTATTTGACGCGATCGTCGCCGTACTGGTGATCATCTCGGCAATCCTGGCCTATTCGCGCGGTTTCGTGCGCGAAGTGATGAGCATCGCCGGCTGGATCGTCGCCGCCATCGTTGGCTTCATCTTTGCACCGCGCGCCGAACCCTTGATGCGCGAATTGCCGGTTGTCGGCAGATACCTGGCAGACAGTTGCGAGTTGAGCATCATTGCGGCCTTCGTTGCGGTCTTTGCCGTCGCGCTGGTGGTGATGTCGATCTTCACGCCGCTGTTTTCCTCGCTGATCCAGCGCAGCGCCATTGGCGGGCTGGACCGGGGCCTTGGCTTTCTGTTCGGGGCCGCCCGCGGCGTCCTGTTGGTTGTGGTCGCCCTGATCGTCTATGACCGGGTCGTTGTCGGCGAAAGCCTTGCGATGATCGACGACAGCCGCACGGCGCAGATCTTTGCCAATACGCAGGATCAGATCGACGAACAGCTTCCCGACGACGCGCCCGGCTGGCTGGTCGGTCGCTATGAACAACTGGTTGGCGTCTGCACCGGCTGA
- a CDS encoding paraquat-inducible membrane protein A: MARILRHIDLLTVANLSLLVLYPVAWFAPLLRAGVLPLFGLKEISVLSGLAALWDTDVALALVVTALALFAPYAKTIGLAMVHFRLASPRIKPVLDILGRLAMADVFLIALYIVVVKGIGVGRVETAWGLWMFTGCILASILISHLSERRKDA, from the coding sequence ATGGCCCGTATCCTGCGCCATATCGACCTGCTGACCGTCGCCAATCTGTCGCTGCTGGTGCTGTATCCGGTGGCCTGGTTTGCGCCGCTGTTGCGCGCGGGCGTCTTGCCGCTGTTCGGGCTGAAAGAGATCAGTGTTTTGTCTGGGCTTGCCGCGCTTTGGGATACGGATGTGGCACTTGCGCTGGTGGTGACCGCGCTGGCGTTGTTCGCGCCTTATGCCAAGACCATTGGGTTGGCGATGGTGCATTTCCGGCTGGCCTCGCCCCGGATCAAGCCGGTACTGGACATCCTGGGGCGGCTGGCGATGGCGGATGTGTTTCTGATCGCGCTTTATATCGTTGTGGTCAAAGGCATCGGCGTTGGCCGCGTTGAAACCGCCTGGGGGCTTTGGATGTTCACGGGCTGCATCCTAGCCTCGATCCTGATCAGCCACCTGTCCGAGCGGCGCAAAGACGCATGA
- a CDS encoding peptidoglycan DD-metalloendopeptidase family protein, with the protein MAVFGPSFRVALIGFGLMSLTACQDAFDFDFRRLGQGFSTTGEAQVAERPDGDNRGVISYPSYQVAVAREGDTLRDISARVGLSVAELSRFNGLPEDVPLRAGELIALPSRVEEPSPATGAVTTGPIATSDVDITSIAGGAIDQAEAQGRGRLPLAPEPVRHKVARGETAYSISRRYDIPVSALVEWNGIGSDFAIREGQFLLIPPTVQPAKDPGVSEPGAGSASPKPPSSVDPLPDEAATLDTPKETPDSPDLATDRTAASDTGKLALPVVGKIIRGYAKGKNDGIDIAADAGTPVKSAGNGTVAAITRDTDQIPILVIRHPNNLLTVYAGVDIIRVSKGQQVKRGQTIGEVRKGTPSFLHFEVREGFESVDPNTYLQ; encoded by the coding sequence ATGGCGGTTTTTGGCCCTTCTTTTCGCGTGGCGCTTATCGGCTTTGGCTTGATGAGCCTGACGGCATGTCAGGATGCGTTTGACTTCGACTTCCGCCGACTTGGCCAAGGTTTTTCAACCACTGGTGAGGCGCAGGTGGCTGAACGCCCGGATGGCGACAATCGCGGCGTCATCTCTTATCCCAGTTATCAGGTGGCGGTGGCGCGCGAAGGTGACACGCTGCGCGACATTTCGGCCCGTGTTGGCCTTTCAGTGGCGGAACTGTCGCGGTTCAACGGCCTGCCCGAAGATGTACCGCTGCGCGCGGGTGAATTGATCGCCCTGCCCAGCCGGGTCGAAGAACCCTCGCCCGCGACCGGCGCGGTTACGACAGGGCCGATTGCGACCAGCGACGTAGATATCACCAGTATTGCCGGTGGCGCGATTGATCAGGCCGAGGCGCAAGGCCGGGGCCGCCTGCCGCTGGCGCCAGAGCCTGTGCGCCACAAGGTTGCGCGCGGCGAAACGGCCTATTCCATCTCTCGCCGGTACGACATCCCGGTGTCTGCGCTTGTCGAATGGAACGGCATTGGCAGTGATTTCGCGATCCGCGAAGGGCAGTTCCTGCTGATCCCGCCAACGGTTCAGCCAGCCAAAGACCCCGGCGTGTCCGAGCCTGGTGCCGGATCCGCCTCGCCCAAGCCGCCGTCGTCGGTGGACCCGTTACCGGATGAGGCGGCGACGCTGGATACCCCGAAGGAGACGCCGGATTCGCCCGATCTGGCGACAGATCGCACCGCAGCGTCGGACACCGGCAAACTGGCGCTGCCCGTGGTCGGCAAGATCATCCGGGGCTATGCCAAGGGCAAGAACGACGGCATTGATATTGCCGCAGATGCCGGAACGCCGGTGAAATCTGCCGGCAACGGCACGGTCGCGGCGATCACGCGCGATACGGATCAAATCCCGATCCTGGTGATTCGGCATCCGAACAATCTGCTGACGGTCTATGCCGGCGTCGATATCATCCGGGTTTCGAAAGGCCAGCAAGTCAAGCGCGGTCAGACCATCGGAGAGGTTCGCAAAGGCACCCCCAGCTTCCTGCATTTCGAAGTGCGCGAAGGGTTTGAGAGCGTCGATCCGAACACCTATCTGCAGTAG
- a CDS encoding SDR family NAD(P)-dependent oxidoreductase, whose amino-acid sequence MTKLALITGASRGLGAALAETLAATHHIVAVARTTGALEELDDRIKTAGGQATLAPMDITDTNAMAHLCRGIHDRWGHADLWLHTAIHAAPLSPAAHVDARDWAKSAEVNATATANLIAMVQPLLLAAPAGQAVFFDDPRGGAANFGSYGATKAAQIALARSWQAEAAKTGPKVHILTPEPMPTATRARFFPGEDRAPLADPRAEATRLLALLN is encoded by the coding sequence ATGACTAAACTTGCCCTCATCACCGGAGCCTCTCGCGGGCTTGGCGCGGCGCTGGCTGAGACTTTGGCCGCGACGCATCACATCGTCGCCGTGGCCCGCACCACCGGCGCGCTGGAAGAACTCGACGACCGGATCAAGACGGCGGGCGGTCAGGCGACACTTGCGCCGATGGATATCACCGACACAAACGCCATGGCCCATCTGTGCCGGGGGATTCACGACCGCTGGGGTCACGCCGATCTGTGGCTGCACACGGCGATCCACGCCGCCCCCTTGTCACCCGCCGCCCATGTGGACGCCCGCGACTGGGCAAAATCGGCCGAGGTGAATGCCACCGCCACCGCCAACCTGATCGCGATGGTACAACCGCTGCTGCTGGCCGCACCTGCCGGGCAGGCCGTGTTCTTCGACGACCCGCGCGGCGGCGCCGCGAATTTCGGCAGCTATGGCGCGACCAAGGCGGCGCAGATCGCGCTGGCGCGAAGTTGGCAAGCCGAGGCGGCAAAGACCGGCCCCAAAGTGCACATTCTGACCCCCGAACCCATGCCCACCGCCACCCGCGCCCGGTTCTTTCCGGGCGAAGATCGCGCCCCATTGGCCGATCCGCGTGCGGAAGCGACACGGCTGCTGGCTCTTTTGAATTAA
- a CDS encoding protein-L-isoaspartate(D-aspartate) O-methyltransferase translates to MTDTPPPTPEELAERKMRFLFTLRSRGVRDARTLEAMEKVDRGAFVTGLFADRAYEDMPLPISCGQTISQPSVVGLMTQALDVQPRDKVLEVGTGSGYQAAVLSHLARRVYTVDRHAALVREARRVFDAMDLTNVTAFTADGSRGLPKQAPFDRILVSAAAEDPPGPLMAELRVGGIMVLPVGQSDAVQSLIKVTRSETGYDYEELRPVRFVPLLEGLGSE, encoded by the coding sequence ATGACCGACACTCCCCCCCCCACGCCCGAGGAGCTGGCCGAGCGCAAGATGCGGTTCCTGTTCACGCTGCGCTCGCGCGGGGTACGGGATGCGCGCACGCTGGAGGCGATGGAAAAGGTCGACCGCGGTGCCTTCGTGACCGGCCTGTTCGCCGACCGCGCGTATGAGGATATGCCGTTGCCAATCTCTTGCGGGCAGACCATCAGCCAGCCCAGCGTTGTCGGGCTGATGACCCAGGCACTGGACGTACAGCCGCGCGATAAGGTGCTCGAGGTTGGGACAGGCTCGGGCTATCAGGCGGCCGTCCTCAGCCATCTGGCGCGCCGGGTCTATACTGTAGATCGCCATGCCGCACTGGTGCGAGAGGCACGCCGCGTGTTCGACGCGATGGACCTGACCAACGTGACGGCCTTCACCGCAGATGGGTCGCGCGGGTTGCCCAAACAGGCACCCTTTGATCGCATCCTGGTCAGCGCCGCGGCCGAGGATCCACCCGGCCCCCTGATGGCCGAATTGCGCGTCGGCGGCATCATGGTTTTGCCCGTTGGACAGTCCGATGCGGTGCAATCCCTGATCAAAGTCACCCGCTCCGAAACCGGCTATGACTATGAGGAGTTGCGCCCCGTGCGCTTCGTCCCCTTGCTTGAAGGCCTCGGATCAGAGTAG